In a genomic window of Colius striatus isolate bColStr4 chromosome 2, bColStr4.1.hap1, whole genome shotgun sequence:
- the AKAP12 gene encoding A-kinase anchor protein 12 isoform X1, whose translation MGAGSSTEPPAPPDGAGATTEHPPSPPEQLPVEEAAEPAKVVDASLPVPGINEDNLEHDALPQEPEQPGAVTAPQEPDGQQPVVASPLQEPSGEQAEAAGTNVGQTDHSSATLKEDTETMETSPSDSSTKDNVDAEKEDSHAVKQLPSLEEEAEEHTSEPQSYDLGFKKVFKFVGFRFTVKKEKTGKSEPVQLLTVKKETQAAEGAGDEKEVSSEEIVMPEDAPSTEDNTKDTLKNEKTEDESPKTPEANEICSQSAALATDTTSSLRKFFTQGWTGFRKKKSFRKPKEDELLPSTKEEDQEKEEATLTTENSEKKSEFEKQDEERNVTEVTIEEHEKDQTKGEQQESEKIVADTGVKAIEKEELIEHDEQAQKEGIAAGVVKDSTEEKKADDDREGKLVEVSEDLGKKEEETEEGGKESEVTEKSLETRSEVPLVTDNVNGELKTSSEAVAAGEKLESMEKSEIDDRTEVSSEAGPLATEISSEQLKPEGREGDKPAPPGKETFNEKTEEVEFKMSPTAEDISPEEAPDRTTEKRESKEHERKLPLDSPGLKTFSTSEHSVDTEGDQQSIKPTDGLQGKTDIVTSDTVKPDEITPEITPEEAAEKRPPEGVTNEAELLSSQEKTKLQGSPLKKLFTGTGLKKLSGKKHKGKREESKLGEQGEQIQHLSDSPDSPEEQKGESSASSPEEMNEVPSLEKSVNGNQVTENEDAAVSDVERKRESVTPWASFKKMVTPKKRVRRSSESDKEEEIDKTKSVATPATENTVDENQGELKENGIDQKPEKTTEEPKRKVDTSVSWEAFICVGSSKKRARKSSSSDEETEHKLGQENQKPEESGQSKETAADGILASSQESDQGQGNSSPEQAGSPSEGEGISTWESFKRLVTPRRRSKTRMEERTEDSVVGSSLEHSTSDGEPGKDESWVPFRKLMPGRRKKKSDGKPAPSHLKQARDDMAETTEEDSDIPAVVPLSEYEAAEQEKIEAQQTKDAEVMREKTSEEERAEKLEETLRIEQACEGLVHAVTVTVVEGERAVTSIEERSPSWISAALTECIEQAKEEEEKETEKMFESDVIVEEAVVADKTVSETRKDVSDDTTASETELTSEAVTALEERAEASCAEEMMEVSLAEETTEMVSAVSQLLETPDTTEEVTPVQEVEATEKNLKELDKQTQKVLHEVAERVKSADIAQLVSERTMTATITTTVQGIESEVKDDVRDGNVAGQETGLLEQSLEKGEHKEDGLQPQESAESLQGQNKVEESVLQEGSEKSEISAEMKENTEGYENVNLLRDESQGQACEEAVVKDGEEMSEVLSMVEPSSNDGEFHSIKAVTPKAELFEKQEPSGQEKVFITKLTVDETRDECIPEVQTAVQDKTEDETSSLRLADEEPVLLKGEGKSLAVGLECTEAVVTVASVKPERQDEIPDLEEQAYAKVVSSRASAQREEEDDDAVLLGVKSTEVTVTEVLLQNEAKTSALPSETIVLAAAADAEPTLKEETGKHITVEDSGSILEPQGREKTTETTLLSDETEGGKMEDAICKSETHLGSDTTVTEVPVQVQADSISNLASACPDITENGSSALADISPEKCEAPSNLAVEETVAKEQELVETSNCQDFQKEDKNEQLMERAKEVFESEKQEAVRSDECSTAVQQEVLTEQKEGSDSEALKVPVPVAAAAVEEHVTAETITPADMTAETVQPLATTPEQMASEEVPGTTVDYSGCETAELASTEAAKPPVTPAFMNGILEEQEKIQSAGQPKENGFPLRDTLSVTHMEFEKDIVQSVTIESQSTKIVLNAIQTAVHKLAEAEDSAAFESETHTKSTGKSPSDTNMPELLETTQVDHQLPVEEEEKRSKEQELQQSGIVKTAALTEAAEIHAAGEKTKDMLLTSEMLKDGQSQNSLTIVTSPEDVSRESVRLQKPALEPNTAEDSTKDSLDLHSPKLREKEFEQITEITDQHTGQQTCRENEEEQHQLPVEDGKTQTLEDDSCQEETSCDIPQSQNLVASEALNMC comes from the exons ATGGGTGCCGGCAGCTCCACCGAGCCGCCTGCCCCGCCGGACGGGGCCGGAGCCACCACCGAGCACCCCCCTAGCCCCCCAGAGCAGCTGCCGGTAgaagaagcggcagagcccgcCAAG GTTGTAGATGCAAGTTTACCAGTACCTGGTATTAATGAAGACAATTTGGAGCATGATGCCCTGCCACAGGAGCcagagcagccaggagctgtTACAGCACCTCAAGAGCCGGATGGGCAGCAGCCAGTGGTGGCTTCACCCCTCCAAGAACCATCTGGAGAGcaagcagaggctgctggaacAAATG TTGGACAAACAGATCATTCCAGTGCAACTTTGAAGGAAGACACTGAAACTATGGAGACAAGTCCATCTGACTCAAGCACCAAGGACAATGTAGATGCTGAGAAAGAGGATTCTCATGCAGTTAAACAGTTGCCATCTttggaagaagaggcagaagagcACACATCAGAGCCACAGTCGTATGATCTGGGttttaaaaaggtttttaaatttGTTGGGTTTAGAttcacagtgaagaaggaaaaaacaggaaaatcagAACCAGTTCAACTGCTTACtgtaaaaaaggaaacacaagctgctgaaggagctggtgaTGAAAAAGAGGTCAGTTCAGAAGAAATAGTGATGCCTGAGGATGCACCCTCTACAGAAGACAATACCAAAGACAcactgaagaatgaaaaaacagaagatgaaTCTCCTAAAACACCAGAAGCAAATGAGATTTGTTCTCAGTCAGCTGCCTTAGCCACTGATACTACATCATCATTAAGAAAATTTTTTACTCAGGGGTGGACTGGatttagaaaaaagaagagctttAGGAAGCCTAAAGAAGATGAACTACTTCCTTCTACAAAAGAAGAGGATCAAGAAAAAGAGGAGGCAACATTAACaactgaaaacagtgaaaagaagTCTGAGTTCGAGAAGCAAGATGAAGAGAGGAATGTGACAGAAGTAACTATTGAAGAGCATGAGAAGGACCAAACTAAAGGTGAACAGCAGGAATCAGAAAAGATTGTGGCAGACACAGGCGTCAAAGCAATTGAGAAGGAAGAGTTGATTGAGCATGATGAGCAGGCACAAAAAGAGGGTATAGCAGCAGGAGTTGTTAAAGACagtactgaggagaaaaaggctGATGATGATCGCGAAGGGAAACTGGTGGAAGTCTCAGAAGATCTTggcaaaaaggaagaagaaactgaagaaggAGGTAAAGAAAGTGAGGTGACAGAGAAATCACTAGAAACAAGGTCAGAGGTACCACTTGTCACTGACAATGTGAATGGAGAATTGAAAACATCCTCAGAAGCCGTAGCTGCAGGAGAAAAACTGGAGTCAATGGAGAAGTCCGAGATAGATGATAGAACTGAAGTATCCTCTGAAGCAGGACCTTTGGCAACTGAAATTTCTAGTGAACAGCTTAAACctgaaggaagagaaggagataAACCTGCTCCACCGGGTAAAGaaacatttaatgaaaaaacagaGGAAGTAGAATTTAAAATGTCACCCACAGCAGAAGACATTTCACCAGAAGAAGCTCCAGACAGAaccacagagaagagagaaagcaaagaacATGAGAGAAAGCTGCCTCTGGATTCTCCTGGACTGAAGACCTTTTCTACTTCTGAACATTCAGTTGACACGGAGGGTGATCAACAGTCAATCAAACCCACTGATGGACTCCAGGGAAAAACTGACATAGTTACGAGTGATACTGTCAAACCAGATGAAATAACCCCAGAAATAACTCCTGAAGAGGCAGCTGAAAAGAGGCCTCCAGAAGGTGTCACAAATGAAGCTGAACTGCTGTCTTCTCAAGAAAAAACTAAGCTGCAAGGTAGCCCTTTAAAGAAACTTTTTACAGGtactggattaaaaaaattGTCTGGAAAGAAGCATAAAGGCAAAAGAGAAGAATCTAAGTTAGGGGAACAGGGTGAACAAATTCAGCACTTATCAGATTCCCCAGATAGTCCAGAGGAACAAAAGGGGGAGAGTTCTGCTTCTTCTCCTGAGGAGATGAATGAAGTTCCTTCTTTGGAAAAATCTGTAAATGGAAATCAAGTCACTGAAAATGAAGATGCTGCAGTTTCAGATGTGGAGCGAAAAAGAGAAAGTGTTACACCTTGGGCATCATTTAAAAAGATGGTGACTCCCAAGAAACGTGTCAGAAGATCTTCTGAAAGTgataaagaagaagaaattgatAAGACAAAGAGTGTTGCAACGCCTGCAACTGAAAACACTGTTGATGAAAATCAGggagaattaaaagaaaatgggatAGACCAGAAACCAGAGAAAACCACAGAAGAGCCCAAAAGAAAGGTTGACACCTCTGTGTCCTGGGAGGCTTTTATATGTGTTGGCTCTTCAAAGAAAAGAGCCAGGAAGTCATCATCATCTGATGAAGAAACTGAACATAAGCTTGGACAAGAGAACCAAAAACCAGAAGAGTCTGGACAGagcaaagaaacagcagcagatggAATTCTTGCTAGTTCTCAGGAAAGCGATCAAGGACAAGGGAATTCTTCCCCAGAACAAGCTGGAAGCCCATCCGAAGGTGAAGGTATTTCCACATGGGAATCATTTAAAAGGCTAGTCACTCCAAGAAGGAGATCCAAAACCAGAATGGAAGAAAGAACTGAAGACTCTGTTGTGGGATCTAGCCTGGAACATTCAACATCAGATGGTGAGCCTGGAAAAGATGAATCGTGGGTCCCATTTAGAAAATTGATGCCTGGGCGTCGGAAGAAGAAGTCAGATGGAAAGCCAGCACCATCTCATCTTAAACAAGCAAGAGACGACATGGCAGAAACAACTGAAGAAGATTCAGATATTCCAGCTGTTGTTCCTTTATCTGAATatgaagcagcagagcaggagaaaatTGAAGCCCAACAAACGAAAGATGCTGAAGTGATGAGAGAAAAAACCTCAGAGGAAGAGAGAGcagaaaaattagaagagaCCCTAAGAATTGAACAAGCATGTGAAGGACTGGTACATGCAGTTACTGTTACTGTTGTGGAAGGGGAAAGAGCAGTTACCAGTATTGAAGAAAGGTCACCATCTTGGATATCTGCTGCTCTGACAGAGTGCATTGAGCAGGctaaagaagaggaggaaaaagaaactgagaaaatgtttGAATCAGATGTTATTGTGGAAGAAGCAGTGGTAGCTGATAAGACAGTGTCAGAGACAAGAAAAGACGTAAGTGATGACACCACAGCAAGTGAAACAGAGCTAACCTCAGAAGCTGTGACAGCTCTGGAGGAGAGGGCAGAAGCTTCCTGTGCTGAAGAAATGATGGAAGTGTCCCTTGCTGAGGAAACAACTGAGATGGTTTCTGCTGTTTCACAGTTGTTGGAAACCCCAGATACTACAGAGGAAGTTACACCTGTACAAGAAGTAGAGGCCACTGAAAAAAATTTGAAAGAATTAGACAAacagacacaaaaagttctTCATGAAGTTGCTGAAAGAGTCAAGTCAGCAGATATAGCACAGCTGGTTAGTGAAAGAACTATGACAGCAACTATAACTACAACAGTACAAGGAATTGAATCAGAAGTGAAAGATGATGTCAGAGATGGGAATGTTGCAGGCCAGGAAACTGGTTTGCTTGAACAGTCTTTGGAAAAAGGAGAGCACAAGGAGGATGGTCTCCAGCCTCAGGAAAGCGCAGAGAGCCTTCAGGGCCAAAACAAAGTTGAAGAAAGCGTTCTGCAAGAAGGTTCAGAGAAAAGTGAAATATctgctgaaatgaaagaaaacacagaaggatatgaaaatgtaaatttatTGAGAGATGAAAGCCAGGGGCAGGCATGTGAAGAAGCAGTTGTAAAAGACGGTGAAGAAATGTCTGAAGTACTGAGTATGGTAGAACCTTCATCTAATGACGGAGAGTTTCACAGCATCAAAGCAGTCACTCCCAAGGCAGAGCTTTTTGAAAAGCAGGAGCCTTCAGGACAAGAGAAAGTGTTCATAACAAAGTTGACAGTAGATGAGACTAGAGATGAATGTATTCCAGAAGTACAGACTGCA GTGCAGGACAAGACAGAGGATGAAACCTCTTCCTTGAGGCTTGCAGATGAagagcctgtgctgctgaaagGAGAGGGCAAAAGCCTTGCTGTGGGACTAGAGTGCACAGAGGCAGTTGTCACCGTAGCCTCTGTTAAGCCTGAAAGACAAGATGAAATTCCTGACTTAGAAGAGCAAGCTTATGCTAAAGTTGTTTCTAGTAGGGCATCTGcccagagagaggaagaggatgatGATGCTGTGCTTCTTGGAGTAAAAAGCACAGAAGTCACTGTTACTGAGGTTCTGCTGCAGAATGAGGCAAAAACCTCTGCCCTTCCTTCAGAAACAATTGtcttggcagcagctgcagatgctGAGCCAACTTTGAAGGAAGAGACTGGCAAGCACATTACAGTAGAAGACTCTGGGTCCATCCTAGAGCCACAGGGTAgagaaaaaacaactgaaacCACCTTGCTGAGTGATGAAACAGAAGGTGGCAAAATGGAAGATGCTATATGCAAAAGTGAAACACACTTGGGGAGTGATACCACAGTCACTGAAGTTCCCGTGCAGGTTCAAGCAGACAGCATATCTAATTTAGCTTCAGCATGCCCAGATATCACTGAAAATGGAAGCAGTGCCCTCGCTGACATAAGTCCTGAGAAATGTGAAGCGCCAAGCAACTTAGCTGTAGAAGAGACTGTAGCAAAAGAACAAGAACTTGTAGAAACCTCAAACTGTCAAGACTTtcagaaagaagacaaaaatgagCAATTGATGGAAAGAGCCAAAGAGGTATTTGAATCTGAAAAACAGGAAGCTGTGAGAAGTGATGAGTGTTCAACTGCTGTCCAGCAAGAGGTTTTAACTGAACAAAAGGAAGGCTCTGACTCAGAGGCTCTGAAAGTGCCTGTGCCTGtagcagctgcagcagttgaAGAGCATGTCACAGCAGAAACCATAACACCCGCAGACATGACAGCTGAAACTGTACAGCCCTTGGCAACCACACCAGAGCAAATGGCTTCTGAAGAGGTCCCGGGTACTACCGTTGACTATTCAGGCTGTGAGACTGCAGAACTTGCTAGTACAGAAGCAGCCAAGCCTCCTGTTACTCCTGCATTCATGAATGGAATATTGGAGGAGCAAGAGAAGATCCAGAGTGCAGGGCAACCCAAAGAAAATGGTTTTCCTCTAAGGGACACTCTGTCTGTAACCCACATGGAATTTGAGAAGGACATTGTTCAGTCTGTGACTATAGAGTCCCAGAGTACAAAAATCGTATTGAACGCCATCCAAACGGCTGTACACAAATTGGCAGAAGCAGAAGACTCAGCTGCCTTTGAGTCAGAGACACACACTAAGTCCACAGGGAAAAGCCCATCCGATACAAATATGCCTGAACTTCTGGAAACTACGCAGGTGGATCATCAACTTCCAgtagaagaagaagagaaacgAAGTAAAGAGCAAGAGCTCCAGCAATCAGGAATAGTCAAAACTGCTGCCTTAACAGAGGCTGCAGAAATTCATGCAGCTGgtgagaaaacaaaagacatgCTGTTAACTTCTGAGATGCTGAAAGATGGACAAAGTCAGAATTCTTTAACAATTGTGACTAGCCCTGAAGACGTTTCAAGGGAAAGTGTGAGACTCCAGAAACCAGCACTAGAACCAAATACTGCAGAAGATTCAACCAAAGACTCCCTAGACCTACACTCACCAAAATTAAGGGAAAAAGAGTTTGAGCAGATTACGGAAATCACAGACCAACATACAGGTCAGCAGACATGCagagaaaatgaggaagaacAACATCAGCTGCCAGTAGAAGATGGGAAAACACAGACATTGGAGGATGATAGTTGCCAAGAAGAAACATCTTGTGATATTCCACAAAGCCAGAACTTAGTGGCTTCTGAGGCCTTGAAT ATGTGCTAA